A stretch of Mytilus edulis chromosome 11, xbMytEdul2.2, whole genome shotgun sequence DNA encodes these proteins:
- the LOC139496071 gene encoding uncharacterized protein, protein MMITNDVIGLKKRQFERTYKACLERRKSREQWIMNLRYPDKSSNEYLEYLQNCTDDNKDLLFLLGNNWREKHLYEKLVEIVGTELDIRNKQRLCIIYDRIYNACAMNPIRTQISSGSLAEGMALQDSDTDIMYVIDQLELVQDERNIKHPINRDVLVMETDNDHPGFTRIRFVAQTDRNSLLNVQCFCPQNTCSSKIYLSVNAIFKHYMEIYGHVCIHGPCISNISKTEDIAYCIRSKHLPYDAIPWATRHRWQWPPNVVIDRIISYGCLLVPIGPKTISNIYLWRFSFSVAEKILVYSFNFTQLLCYGLLKLTVKRIINADNDIKDLVCSYFLKTALFWVSEEVDIETFQLPKLFYCFSLCLDKLISWVKICYCPNYFIPGHNMFDGTINESNSKTLMRALDNIKHGGIDVLLISLFPIENEIGYLLRTKRESSFVILDCLFYKISNRMTVPNDISVCHKYLSFTESLIMSELSTFITDVCKYHNAKISQILAQLLPPAKSVSNPYNIHKRYHKHLMDGIKTDAVSGWLLYASFYYITGQFNVTLRLTDYVLSRCSPDMMCKDDDYNCEKHRNCYQQNVHSLMTLNERMKMATIANVEYIKHSSLIPSELKLEVEDEDIHVPPNVMSHCLRYLCFHHLGDLINTQQALRDLYLIVTDNCSFTNSYIYISLIILGVCYEIYGDKDRAYQCYEEALQRKRFQSSIIAVKRISKLDCN, encoded by the exons ATGATGATCACAAATGACGTTATTGGACTAAAAAAAAGGCAGTTTGAACGAACGTATAAGGCATGTTTAGAAAGAAGGAAATCTAGAGAACAGTGGATAATGAACCTTAGATATCCTGATAAATCTTCAAATGAATATCTGGAATACTTACAAAATTGTACAGACGATAACAAAG atttgTTGTTTTTGCTTGGAAATAACTGGAGGGAGAAACACTTATATGAGAAGCTAGTAGAAATAGTTGGTACAGAACTAGATATACGAAACAAACAACGACTTTGTATCATATATGATAGAATCTACAATGCATGTGCTATGAATCCTATTCGTACACAAATATCAAGTGGAAGTTTGGCAGAAGGAATGGCTTTGCAAGACAGTGACACTGATATAATGTACGTTATCGATCAGTTAGAATTAGTACAGGATGAAAGGAATATCAAACACCCAATAAACCGTGATGTATTGGTTATGGAAACAGACAATGATCATCCTGGATTTACTAGAATCAGATTTGTAGCACAAACCGATCGCAATTCCCTCTTGAATGTACAGTGTTTCTGTCCTCAAAATACATGTAgcagtaaaatatatttatcagtaAATGCCATTTTTAAACACTATATGGAAATCTACGGGCATGTTTGTATACACGGTCCATGCATATCGAACATAAGTAAGACTGAAGACATTGCATACTGCATAAGGAGTAAACATCTGCCTTACGATGCCATTCCATGGGCAACCCGTCATCGATGGCAATGGCCGCCTAATGTAGTAATTGACAGGATCATAAGTTACGGATGCTTGTTAGTTCCTATTGGTCCTAAGACtatatcaaatatttacttatgGAGATTTTCTTTCTCCGTAGCAGAGAAAATACTTGTATATTCGTTTAATTTCACTCAACTTTTATGTTATGGGTTACTCAAACTAACAGTTAAGCGCATCATTAACGCAGACAATGATATCAAGGACTTAGTGTGTTCTTACTTTTTGAAGACGGCTTTATTCTGGGTCTCGGAGGAGGTTGATATTGAAACATTTCAATTACctaaattgttttattgtttttcactCTGTCTTGATAAATTAATATCATGGGTAAAAATCTGCTACTGTCCAAACTATTTTATACCTGGACACAATATGTTCGATGGAACGATCAATGAGAGTAACAGTAAGACATTAATGCGTGCTCTTGATAATATAAAGCACGGAGGGATTGATGTATTGCTAATAAGTTTATTTCCGATAGAAAATGAGATCGGCTATCTATTACGTACAAAACGTGAATCTTCGTTCGTTATTTTGGACTGTTTATTTTACAAGATTTCAAATAGAATGACAGTACCTAATGACATTTCTGTTTGTCATAAATATCTATCATTTACCGAATCTTTAATAATGTCCGAACTATCTACATTTATAACCGATGTATGTAAATATCATAATGCTAAAATCAGTCAAATTTTAGCACAATTACTACCCCCAGCAAAGTCAGTCAGTAACCCGTACAACATACACAAACGTTATCATAAACATTTAATGGATGGAATCAAGACAGATGCTGTATCGGGTTGGTTGCTATACGCTTCGTTTTATTATATAACTGGACAGTTTAATGTTACACTAAGACTTACTGACTATGTACTATCAAGATGTTCACCTGACATGATGTGTAAGGACGATGATTACAACTGTGAAAAACACAGAAATTGTTATCAACAAAATGTGCATTCGTTAATGACATTGAATGAAAGGATGAAAATGGCGACTATAGCTAATGTCGAATACATTAAGCACTCATCATTAATTCCATCAGAACTAAAGCTGGAGGTTGAAGATGAAGACATACACGTACCGCCTAATGTAATGTCTCATTGTCTAAGATATCTATGCTTTCATCATCTTGGTGATTTAATCAACACACAACAGGCTTTACGTGATTTATATCTAATAGTGACAGACAATTGTTCATttacaaattcatatatatatatttccttaaTAATACTTGGTGTATGCTATGAGATATATGGTGATAAAGACAGAGCCTACCAGTGTTACGAGGAAGCTTTGCAACGTAAAAGATTCCAATCTAGTATCATAGCGGTAAAAAGGATATCAAAACTGGATTGCAACTAA